The sequence GAGGCGGCGGCGAGCTTCTGGTCCCGCTGGATCCCCATGGCGTATCCCACGGCGTGAAGGGTCTGCGCCGCCAGGACCAGGGTGTATAGGTGGAAATTGGTGTCCTTGGGGTTCCATCCGCCGTTGGAGACTCCGCGGAACTGGCGCAGGAGTTCGGCAAGGTCCACGTTCCGGGTAAGCGCCACGCCGTGTTCCCGGTAAGTGGGGAAGATGTAGTCCTGCGGCTGGCTGGCCCGGCCTGAACCGATCTGCGCCGCTTCCTGGCCTGTCAGCGGCACCCACAGGGCCAGCTGGCCCTGGCGCTGGAGGGCGGTCGCTTCGACGTCGAACCGCCGGATCGCGGCCATGTCGGCGTACAGGCCCCGCAGGTCGCCGGCGGTGAGCTTGTCCGCGTAGGCGCTGTAGACGGGATCGGTACCCAGCTTCCCGTCAGGACCGAGAAGCTGAACCATTTGTGCCGCGGGCTCGCCCATGACGGCTTCAGCATCGGCTTCCCGCTGGTCGTCTACCGCTGTTCCGTCGAACTCGGTGGAAGGCAGATGAGTGCCCATACCGTCTCCTTGCTTGCCGCATCCGGATGCAATGCAATGTCGCTGGGATATATGCCGCGCACGGAATACATTCCCGGCATGGCATATATATTGGCTTACTGATCCTAACTTTATCTTCGGTAAGTAGCCGGAGGGCTACTTGTTAAGTGCTAGGAAGTTGCAGGCGCCTTTGTATAGTCGGCACACAATTGGAGGAACCGCGTGTTGGCCTCAGGCTCCCCGATGCTGACCCTCACGCCTTCTCCGGCGAAGGCCCGCACCGAGAGAGCCCGCGTCCCCGCCAGCTCTGCGAAGGCGGCACTTTCGGCGCCAAGCGCGAGCCAGACGAAGTTGCCCTGGGCGTCAGGGACGCTCCAGCCGAGGTCCTTGAGGCCGTTGACCACCCGGTCCCTCTCGTCAACGAGTTTTTGTACCCTTTCCACAACCTGGCCAAAATTTGCCAGGGAGACAACCGCTGCCTGCTCGGCAATTTGGGAGACAGCGAATGGAGTCGCGGCCACCCTCAAATACTGCGTCAGCCCGGGATGGGAGACGCTGTAGCCCACACGGAGCCCTGCCAGGCCGTGCGCCTTGGAGAAGGTCCGGAGCACCACCACATTGGGATATTTCCGGTACAGCGCGATTCCGTCCACGGCGCCTTCCGCCCTGACAAACTCCTGGTACGCCTCATCGATCACCACCACCACGTCAGGCGGAACGGACCGGATGAAGGCTTCGGTTTCGGCCGCGTCCAGGGCCGGGCCGGTGGGGTTGTTGGGCGTGCAGAGAAGGATGACTTTGGTGCGGGCACTTACGGCCGCCGCCATGGCTGCGAGGTCGTGCCGGCCGTCGGCCGTGACGGGAACCTGGACACTTTCGGCGCCTGCCAGGCCAACGCTGATGGGGTAAGCCTCAAAAGAGCGCCACGCATAGATGACCTCGTCCGCTTTCCCGTCCTCGTTCTGGCCGGCAAAGGCGGCCAGGATCTGGTTCAGCGCGCCAAGGCTTCCTGCTCCGGTCACAATGTCGTCGGCGGGCACACCGAGGAATTCCGCAAGGGCAGCGCGAAGCTTGCTGCTCAGGGGATCCGGATACCGGTTGAAGTCGGACTGGTTGGCGATGGCTTCCAGCACTGCCGGGATCGGCGGTAACGGGTTTTCATTGGAGGACAGCTTGAAGCTGGCCAGACCGCTGACCGCGGCCGGCGGTTTTCCTGCCGCGTAGCGGGGCAGCCGGTCCAGCACCGGGCGCGGCGCAATTCCGCCCTCCCGGGTCTCAGGTGAAGTCATGGCCTCTAGCCTACGTCCCGCTCCCGCGAGGACCCGGGGTATGCGGGGCACAAATTCCTTGCCGTTCACCAGGTTCCCATGGGAACGGTATGGAAGCATGGGGGCATGGGTTCCTTCATCCTTCGGGTCGTCGTTAACGCCGCTGCGCTCTGGGTGGCCAGCTGGATCCTGCCGGGCATGGATATCTCGAGCACGGCGGCATCCGACGCCGTCGCCAGAACCGGGATTTCACAGGACACCGAGACCATTGGGATTGTCCTTGCCTACCTGTTCATCGGCCTCATCTTCGGCGTCGTCAATGCCTTTGTTCGGCCGCTTGTGCGCCTCCTCGCGCTGCCCATCACCATCCTGACGCTTGGCCTGTTCGCCATCGTCATCAACGCGGCCATGCTGTACCTGACGGCCTGGATCAGCAGCTATACGCCAGTGCACCTCACCATAGATTCCTTCTTCTGGACGGCGCTGCTCGCCGCCATCATCATCTCGCTGGTGTCCCTGGTGGCGGGGCTCCTGCCGGGAGGCCGGCGCTGACCCGGACCGCCTCCGACGTGAAGAAGCCCCCACGGTGCCTTGCCGCCAAGTAGCAGGGCGGCCGGCGGGCAGGTACCCATCAGGTGCCATTCCCAGAATCAGCAGCACAAACTCCAGTACCAGCCACCCATGACCCCTGCGCTGGCGGCCGCCTAGGCTGCAATTCAGGCCAGGCACGGCCCGTCGCTGTCGGTTCCGGAACATTGGGGTCAAGGTATGAAGTCCATCAGGATATGTCTCGCTGCCTGCCTGCTCCTGGCATGGCAAGCCGGCCCGGCACGTGCGGAATCCGGCACCGCACCGCACGGCCCCGCGGGGTTGGGCAACGACATCTCCTGGCCGCAATGCGGCGCTGATCTTCCTGCGCCCCCGCCCTTCGCGATCGTCGGGGTGAACGGCGGGCGTCCCGACACCGCCAACCCTTGCCTGGCCGCCCAACTGGCGTGGGCGGATCAAAGTGCGGAGGCGGCAGGCGGCACCCCGGCTGCAGTGTATGTGAACACTGCCGCGACCGGGCCCGCGGACTCGTTATGGTGGCCGGCCGGGAACACTTACGGGGAAACCGCTGTCAGCAATCCATATGGTTTGTGCGACGGCAACGCGTCCCCGGCCTGCGCCTACGTGCACGGCTACGCCATGGCCGCCACGTCAGCCGGCATCCTGGCGGCAGCCGGGCAGGACATACACCGCATGTGGTGGCTGGATGTTGAGTTTGGAAACACCTGGCTGTGGGACAAGGCAGCCAATGCAGCCGAACTGGAAGGCATGACGGCCTACCTGCAGGGGGCCGGGGTGGAAGTGGGGATCTATTCAACCGGATATCAGTTCAACGAGATTGCGGGCGACGTCAGTCCCGGCAGCAACCTCTACAAACTCCAGAACTGGCTTGCGGGCCCCGACTCGGCAGAGTCGGCAGAAGAGTATTGCGGCGCTCCGCCGTTGACGCCGGGCGGAACTGTCACCACAACGCAGTTCACGGAAAACGACCTCGACTACAACTACCGGTGCCCTGCCGCCGTCCCGGCACCTGCCCCACAGCCGGCTGCCCCCGCCCCGCAACCCGAACAGTTGCGCTCCAGCCGGTACATGGAATTGCACGCCGCCCCAATCTCCTGACGCCTGCCGCGCGTGCGGAGAAACTCCCTAGCGGGCTCCCGGTTGTGGCCGCCCGGAAAAGGGATCCCTGCGGTCCTTGGGGACGGTGGGCGGAGTCCTGGACAGGGAGAATCGCGTAGCCGTGACGGCCCCGCCTGCGCCCAGGACAGCACCCAGCGCCGCGGTGGACTGGACCAGTGAGGGATCTTTGCTGGCGCCAACCAGGCTTGCCGCCTCTCCATAACCGCTGAGTCGGTGGCCTGGCCCCAGCCCCGCGCTTTCCCCCTCTGGAGTGGTTACCGGATTTGTCAGAGTGACCGTTACCCTGTCTCGGGTGTCGGGGTTTGGTGCTCCGTCTGCGCCCGGAACCCAGTCTGCTTCATGCTCCAGGTGCAGCGAACTGACCCCCACTCCAGGTGTAATTCCGGCAACCGGCGATCCAGCGGTAAGCACGTAGCGGACATCGTAGGTGCGGAGGACTTCGGGATCGGCAGCAAGGTTCATGGCATGGATGCCGCCCTGGCTGTACCCCACCGCTACCAGCGGAGCTCCCCGCTTTGCCCCGGCCGCCTCAAGTGCCTCAAGGATTGCCTGGTTGACTTCCGAGGAACTGTAGAACATTCCCTCGCCGATGCCTGCTTCATCGAAGGGGTTGTCGCCCCCTGCCTGGATTCCTGCCGCTTGAGTGCCGGGAATGACCACGACATAAGCTGTTTCCCCTCCTTTTGGCACCTCAAGGACTTCGATGAACCCGGGTCCCCGTGCCTCAATCTGCCGTATCCGCTCCAACAGGCCGGCCGGCGAAGCCTCCAGGTCCACTGCCATATTCTCTTCGCGCTGCACATCAATGTGCCTTGGCCTGAGGCCCGATGCAATGCCAAATACGGCGTCCCGGACCCAGGGGTTTTGTCCAATGTTGGTTTTCATTGCCGAGGCCTGCGCGCCCAGTTGGCTCACCAGCCATTCCATAGTCTTTCCGTCGGCAGCCTTGGAAGTCAGGATCACGATGGCCGAGTGCAGGAGATCCTGATGGCTGCGGTACCCGAAATACTGGCTTGTTTTTGCGTGCTCTTCAGCCTTCTCGTAGTCCCGGATGCAGGTGCGGACCTCGGCACTGATCCGTTGCATCTCTGCCCGGACCGTCCGCAGCGCCCATGCACTGTCGCGCACGCTCGCCACGTAGCCCGCGCCGGACCAGGCTGGCTGGTGGTCCGCCCGGCAAAGCTCGTCCAGGATGCGGCCGGATTCCTCTTCGGCCCACAACAGATCCTGTGCGAGCCCGTCGAGTTTCTCCGCGCCGGCCATGAGTTCCTCAAGCTGCACGCTGAACCCCGAGACGCCTCCGCTCACGGTGATACTGCCGTTCCGGGACGGGCCATACAGCCCAATGTCGCCCTCCCCCCGTGGAGCCGCGGTGCTCATCCTGGCCAGCCGGACGTGGCGATTGGCACCCCGGTGTCTTCCTGGGCCCGCCGTGCTACCGCGAGCCGCGCCTCCTGCAGACGGTCGAGGGCGCGGCGCAGGCTGGAGGCCTGGAGAGTGACAGCATCCCGGTAAGCGCGCCCGGCCGGAGATTGCCAGTCGAGCAGCTGAATGTCATGGAATCCGCCAAGTACCTGTTCGACCTTGGCGCTGCAGGTTTCAAGGCGGCCCGCGACCGACATCAGCGTGGCATCCAGCTGCTGCCGGCTGTCCCAGCTCCCGTCCATCGGACCGTCCCCCTGCTTTCCGACCCAGCCTCCCCGGCCGGATAATCCGTCCCAACCCTGCTGCTCCCAACGCTAGGCACGCGGCCCCGCCCCCGTAAGCGCCGCCGTCGGCTATGTGGACAAGTAACGTGGACGACCACGCTTAAGGCGGCCCCGGACTTCATGAAAGAATCAGCACATGCCTGAAACTGCCGCCACAGCTGATACCCGTACGCCCTCAGGACGCCTGGCCCTCGCCGCGTCATCGGAAAAGATCGCGCTTGGACCCCTGGACGGCCGTTACCAGTCCGCCGTCGCGCCCCTCGTTGACTACCTGTCCGAGGCCGCCCTGAACCGGGACCGCGTGGCGGTCGAAGTGGAATGGCTCATCCACCTGACCAGCAACAACGTCCTTCCCGGCGCCGGTCCCCTGAGCCCGGAGCAGCAGGACCAGCTCCGAGCCATCGTCACTGAATTCGACGCCGCGTCCGTCGCCGAACTGGCTGAAATCGAAGCCGTGACCGTGCACGATGTGAAGGCCGTGGAGTACTACATCGGCCGCCGCCTCCCCGCCATCGGCATCGAAAACCTGACCGCCATGGTCCACTTCGGCTGCACCTCCGAGGACATCAACAACCTGTCCTACGCCCTCGGCGTGAAGGGTGCCGTGGAGGACGTGTGGCTCCCCGCTGCCCGCAAGCTCGTGGCGCAAATCAGCACCATGGCGGAGGAGAACCGCGCAGTTCCCATGCTGTCCCGCACCCACGGGCAGCCGGCCACCCCCACCACCCTGGGCAAGGAACTGGCCGTCATCGCGCACCGCCTGACCCGCCAGCTGGACCGGATCGCCAAGACCGAATACCTGGGCAAGATCAACGGGGCCACCGGCACCTACGCCGCCCACGTGGCCTCCGTCCCCGGCGCCGACTGGCAGCAGGTTTCCGAATCCTTCGTGGAGGGGCTGGGCCTTACCTGGAACCCGCTCACCACGCAGATCGAAAGCCACGACTGGCAGGCTGAGCTCTACGCCGACGTTGCCCGCTTCAACCGCATCCTGCACAACGTCTGCACCGACATCTGGAGCTACATCTCCATCGGCTACTTTGCCCAGATCCCGGTGGCCGGTGCCACGGGTTCCTCCACCATGCCGCACAAGGTCAACCCCATCCGCTTCGAAAACGCCGAGGCAAACCTGGAGATCTCCTCCGGACTGCTCGATGTCCTGGGCTCCACCCTGGTGACCTCCCGCTGGCAGCGCGACCTCACCGATTCCTCCAGCCAGCGCAACATCGGCGTCGCATTCGGGCACTCCCTCCTGGCCATCTCCAACGTTGCCAAGGGCCTGGAGCGCCTGGATGTCGCCGAAGACGTCCTGGCAGCGGACCTGGACACCAACTGGGAGGTCCTGGGCGAGGCCATCCAGATGGTCATGC comes from Pseudarthrobacter sp. NIBRBAC000502770 and encodes:
- a CDS encoding histidinol-phosphate transaminase; this translates as MTSPETREGGIAPRPVLDRLPRYAAGKPPAAVSGLASFKLSSNENPLPPIPAVLEAIANQSDFNRYPDPLSSKLRAALAEFLGVPADDIVTGAGSLGALNQILAAFAGQNEDGKADEVIYAWRSFEAYPISVGLAGAESVQVPVTADGRHDLAAMAAAVSARTKVILLCTPNNPTGPALDAAETEAFIRSVPPDVVVVIDEAYQEFVRAEGAVDGIALYRKYPNVVVLRTFSKAHGLAGLRVGYSVSHPGLTQYLRVAATPFAVSQIAEQAAVVSLANFGQVVERVQKLVDERDRVVNGLKDLGWSVPDAQGNFVWLALGAESAAFAELAGTRALSVRAFAGEGVRVSIGEPEANTRFLQLCADYTKAPATS
- a CDS encoding phage holin family protein, which gives rise to MGSFILRVVVNAAALWVASWILPGMDISSTAASDAVARTGISQDTETIGIVLAYLFIGLIFGVVNAFVRPLVRLLALPITILTLGLFAIVINAAMLYLTAWISSYTPVHLTIDSFFWTALLAAIIISLVSLVAGLLPGGRR
- the purB gene encoding adenylosuccinate lyase; the encoded protein is MPETAATADTRTPSGRLALAASSEKIALGPLDGRYQSAVAPLVDYLSEAALNRDRVAVEVEWLIHLTSNNVLPGAGPLSPEQQDQLRAIVTEFDAASVAELAEIEAVTVHDVKAVEYYIGRRLPAIGIENLTAMVHFGCTSEDINNLSYALGVKGAVEDVWLPAARKLVAQISTMAEENRAVPMLSRTHGQPATPTTLGKELAVIAHRLTRQLDRIAKTEYLGKINGATGTYAAHVASVPGADWQQVSESFVEGLGLTWNPLTTQIESHDWQAELYADVARFNRILHNVCTDIWSYISIGYFAQIPVAGATGSSTMPHKVNPIRFENAEANLEISSGLLDVLGSTLVTSRWQRDLTDSSSQRNIGVAFGHSLLAISNVAKGLERLDVAEDVLAADLDTNWEVLGEAIQMVMRAEAIAGVEGMENPYERLKDLTRGQRVDAARMQEFVQGLGLSPEAEARLLALTPGKYTGIADQLVDHLK